A single region of the Hyphomonas adhaerens MHS-3 genome encodes:
- a CDS encoding TspO/MBR family protein, with product MVDNSRAPPWGASLVLVLATALAGAMGGIVTRSGKEPWYSQLDKSSLTPPDWVFGIVWPSLFSLMTLSALLVLWRAGSSNAASRALGIYFAMLMVNIGWSLFFFGLKQVPLSLGVLAALWLLILAMMGEFSRISKPAAWLQLPYLVWVTFAGYLNLYIWSANPAG from the coding sequence ATGGTGGATAACAGCCGGGCCCCTCCCTGGGGTGCCAGCCTGGTGCTGGTGCTGGCGACGGCTCTGGCCGGCGCTATGGGCGGAATTGTCACCCGGTCTGGCAAAGAACCCTGGTACTCGCAGCTCGACAAATCTTCCCTCACGCCACCGGACTGGGTGTTCGGGATCGTCTGGCCGAGCCTGTTCTCCCTGATGACGCTGAGCGCCTTGCTCGTTCTCTGGCGGGCCGGAAGTTCCAATGCCGCCAGCCGGGCACTCGGCATCTATTTCGCCATGCTGATGGTGAATATCGGCTGGAGCCTGTTTTTCTTCGGCCTGAAGCAGGTTCCGCTATCCCTCGGCGTGTTGGCGGCGCTCTGGCTATTGATCCTGGCCATGATGGGAGAATTTTCCCGCATCTCGAAGCCCGCCGCCTGGCTGCAGCTGCCCTATCTGGTCTGGGTCACCTTCGCCGGCTATCTGAACCTTTATATCTGGTCCGCTAATCCGGCTGGCTGA
- the petA gene encoding ubiquinol-cytochrome c reductase iron-sulfur subunit: MTDQTSLEHGGAVDEDRRNFIHIATGAAAFGGAAMFAWVAVDQWNPAADTKAASALDVDISKVPLGSEIRVLIGGKPFFIRHRTPAEIAAAEAVDVKTLRDPQTDDERLRPMQNGELNRAILITSGACTHLGCVPVGPAQGNTGEYGGWYCPCHGSEYDTSGRIRKGPAPLNLPVPNYTYVSDTVVNISL, translated from the coding sequence GTGACCGATCAGACATCACTTGAGCACGGCGGTGCCGTTGACGAGGACCGCCGCAATTTTATTCACATCGCGACGGGAGCTGCGGCTTTCGGCGGTGCTGCCATGTTCGCCTGGGTCGCTGTCGACCAGTGGAACCCGGCAGCCGATACCAAGGCCGCATCGGCCCTGGACGTCGATATCTCCAAAGTCCCGCTGGGCAGCGAAATTCGCGTGCTCATCGGCGGCAAGCCATTCTTCATCCGACACCGCACGCCGGCAGAGATTGCTGCCGCTGAAGCGGTGGACGTCAAAACCCTGCGTGACCCGCAGACGGATGACGAGCGCCTGCGCCCGATGCAGAACGGCGAGCTTAACCGCGCCATCCTGATCACATCAGGCGCCTGTACGCACCTTGGCTGCGTGCCCGTCGGGCCGGCTCAGGGCAATACAGGCGAATATGGCGGCTGGTACTGCCCTTGCCACGGTTCGGAATACGATACGTCCGGCCGCATCCGCAAAGGCCCTGCGCCTCTCAATCTCCCGGTTCCGAACTACACCTATGTGTCGGACACCGTGGTCAACATCTCGCTGTAA
- a CDS encoding CCA tRNA nucleotidyltransferase, translating to MAQTERIEADWLTAPGTQAVMAALEAARPDGSRFVGGCVRNTLRGIPADDVDIATQILPENVLNAMKVAGIRALPTGIEHGTVTAIIDGEPFEITSLRRDVETDGRRAVVAFTEDWAEDAQRRDFRLNAIYAGPDGTLHEVVPGSIEDALSGRVIFIGDGDQRLKEDYLRILRFFRFNAWYGAEVDAEGLAACTRQKDGLAKIARERIWKELKRLLEAPDPSDAMLAMEESGVLAAILPEASAGALPALVAAEHAAGLAPDSLQRLMALLPRRLREVREVGRILRLSNAEQDRLAAWADPALGHVETLSPAELAEAFYRHGAEAVCDRALVEAAGGAGDGLKLVLAAAARWSRPQLPVGGADALAAGLSGPAVGKALAQAEEAWIASGFTLPRKALLARLSQPD from the coding sequence ATGGCACAGACTGAACGGATCGAAGCGGACTGGCTGACTGCGCCCGGCACACAAGCCGTGATGGCGGCGCTGGAGGCGGCGCGCCCCGATGGCTCGCGTTTCGTGGGCGGCTGCGTGCGCAATACGCTGCGCGGCATTCCCGCGGATGATGTCGACATCGCAACCCAGATCCTGCCGGAAAACGTCCTGAACGCCATGAAAGTGGCGGGCATCCGCGCCCTGCCGACCGGGATCGAGCATGGCACAGTCACAGCGATCATCGACGGTGAACCCTTCGAGATCACCAGCCTGCGCCGGGATGTGGAGACCGATGGCCGCCGCGCCGTCGTCGCCTTTACGGAAGATTGGGCAGAGGATGCCCAGCGGCGGGACTTCCGGCTCAACGCCATCTATGCCGGGCCGGATGGGACTCTGCATGAAGTTGTCCCCGGCAGCATTGAGGATGCGCTGTCTGGCCGGGTGATTTTCATTGGCGATGGCGACCAGCGCCTGAAGGAAGACTATCTGCGTATCCTGCGCTTCTTCCGTTTCAATGCCTGGTATGGCGCCGAAGTGGATGCGGAAGGGCTGGCCGCCTGTACCCGGCAGAAGGATGGCCTCGCCAAAATCGCGCGCGAGCGGATCTGGAAAGAGTTGAAACGCCTGTTGGAGGCGCCCGACCCGTCCGATGCCATGCTGGCCATGGAAGAGAGCGGCGTGTTGGCGGCTATTCTTCCGGAAGCTTCGGCCGGGGCCTTGCCGGCGCTGGTCGCGGCCGAGCACGCGGCCGGCCTCGCGCCGGATTCGCTGCAGCGGCTGATGGCACTGCTGCCGCGCCGTCTGAGGGAGGTCCGTGAAGTGGGCCGCATCCTGCGCCTTTCGAATGCCGAGCAGGACAGGCTGGCCGCCTGGGCCGATCCGGCGCTCGGCCATGTGGAAACGCTGAGCCCGGCAGAACTGGCGGAAGCCTTCTACCGGCATGGCGCCGAAGCGGTTTGCGACCGGGCGCTGGTGGAAGCGGCTGGCGGGGCAGGGGACGGCCTGAAGCTTGTGCTGGCCGCCGCCGCACGTTGGTCACGGCCGCAGCTTCCTGTTGGCGGAGCGGATGCATTGGCGGCGGGCTTGTCCGGGCCGGCTGTGGGCAAGGCGCTGGCGCAGGCAGAGGAAGCGTGGATTGCCTCCGGCTTCACGCTGCCGCGCAAGGCGCTGCTGGCCCGGCTCAGCCAGCCGGATTAG
- the hemF gene encoding oxygen-dependent coproporphyrinogen oxidase yields the protein MTITDLDTQKMRARDWFRALQEDICSRFEAIELAAEPPLYRGDPGKFDLTEWKRGDGTEDLGGGRMGLMRGKVFEKVGVHFSEVHGTFSEGFAAQIPGADQSDGRFWASGLSLIAHPRNPHVPAAHMNTRMLVTSQSWFGGGGDLNPLLAYQRDQAFEDSVEFHAAMKAACDIHPGADYAQMKETCDTYFNLPHRDEPRGTGGIFYDRFNSGDWDADFAFTREVGKQFADIYPDLVRKRFQHAWNEAEREEQLIQRGRYVEFNLLYDRGTTFGLKTGGNVTSILSSMPPVVKWP from the coding sequence ATGACGATCACCGACCTCGATACCCAGAAAATGCGCGCGCGGGACTGGTTCCGCGCCCTTCAGGAAGACATCTGCAGCCGCTTCGAAGCCATCGAACTCGCGGCCGAACCGCCCTTGTACCGGGGCGATCCGGGCAAATTCGACCTGACGGAATGGAAACGCGGCGACGGCACCGAAGATCTTGGCGGCGGACGCATGGGCCTGATGCGCGGCAAGGTGTTCGAGAAGGTTGGTGTCCATTTTTCAGAGGTTCACGGCACTTTTTCTGAAGGCTTCGCTGCACAAATCCCCGGCGCAGACCAGTCAGATGGACGATTCTGGGCATCTGGCCTCTCGCTTATTGCCCACCCGCGCAATCCGCATGTGCCCGCCGCTCACATGAATACACGCATGCTGGTGACCAGTCAGAGCTGGTTCGGTGGCGGCGGAGACCTCAATCCCCTTCTCGCCTACCAGCGCGATCAGGCCTTCGAAGATTCTGTGGAATTCCACGCCGCCATGAAAGCGGCCTGCGATATTCACCCCGGCGCTGACTATGCGCAGATGAAGGAAACCTGCGACACTTACTTCAACCTGCCCCACCGGGACGAGCCGCGCGGCACGGGCGGCATTTTTTACGACCGCTTCAACAGCGGTGACTGGGACGCAGACTTCGCCTTCACACGGGAAGTCGGCAAACAATTCGCTGACATCTATCCGGACCTCGTCCGCAAGCGCTTCCAGCATGCCTGGAACGAAGCCGAGCGGGAGGAACAGCTGATCCAGCGCGGCCGCTATGTGGAGTTCAATCTGCTGTACGACCGCGGTACGACCTTCGGCCTGAAGACCGGCGGCAATGTCACCAGCATCCTCTCGTCGATGCCACCTGTCGTGAAATGGCCCTGA
- a CDS encoding cytochrome b, translated as MSGHESSYTPTNGFTRWLDSRLPIIRFAQDTAINFPTPKNLNYWYTFGGILAVCLAVQIITGIILAMHYEASVDGAFASVERIMRDVPYGWLLRYIHANGASMFFLAVYIHMFRGLYYGSYKAPREILWILGCVIYLLMMATAFLGYMLPWGQMSFHGANVITGLFGAIPLIGESLQTWILGGPSIGNQTLQRFFSLHYLLPFMIAAVVILHIWALHVPGNNNPTGVEVQDVEKETVPFHPYYTVKDAFAIVIFLIMFAVFVFYAPNVLGHADNYIEANPLVTPAHIVPEWYLLPFYAILRAITFDLGPIPAKLLGVIFMFAAIAVLFVLPWLDTSKVKSMRYRPVAKQFFFGFVATCMLLGWCGASVPTDPVIKALQGEPTLVVSYTENGSEVTSEYKGGGEAYEDAKSFMETLPADASPSLSAVPAPTFQFKHLSLILTFCYFGYFIILFFIGLTEKPKDVPESIHKSILKRHKASTATAIPAE; from the coding sequence ATGAGCGGACACGAATCCTCCTACACCCCGACCAACGGGTTTACCCGCTGGCTCGATTCGCGCTTGCCGATCATCCGGTTTGCCCAGGACACGGCGATCAATTTCCCGACCCCGAAGAACCTGAACTACTGGTACACGTTCGGTGGCATTCTGGCGGTCTGCCTTGCTGTGCAGATCATCACCGGCATCATTCTGGCCATGCACTATGAAGCCAGCGTCGACGGCGCTTTTGCTTCGGTCGAGCGCATCATGCGCGATGTGCCTTATGGCTGGCTGCTTCGTTACATCCACGCCAACGGCGCTTCGATGTTCTTCCTCGCGGTCTATATCCACATGTTCCGCGGTCTCTATTACGGATCATACAAAGCGCCCCGCGAGATTCTCTGGATCCTCGGTTGCGTGATCTACCTTCTGATGATGGCCACGGCCTTCCTCGGCTACATGCTGCCATGGGGCCAGATGTCCTTCCACGGCGCCAACGTGATCACCGGCCTGTTCGGTGCGATCCCGCTGATCGGCGAAAGCCTGCAGACCTGGATCCTTGGCGGACCGTCGATCGGTAACCAGACGCTGCAGCGCTTCTTCTCGCTGCACTATCTGCTGCCGTTCATGATTGCCGCTGTCGTGATCCTGCACATCTGGGCGCTGCACGTGCCGGGCAACAACAACCCGACCGGTGTTGAAGTTCAGGATGTCGAGAAGGAAACTGTTCCGTTCCACCCGTACTATACGGTCAAGGACGCCTTCGCGATCGTCATCTTCCTCATCATGTTCGCTGTGTTCGTCTTCTACGCGCCGAACGTTCTGGGCCACGCTGACAACTATATCGAAGCCAACCCGCTGGTGACGCCTGCGCACATCGTGCCGGAATGGTACCTGCTGCCGTTCTACGCCATCCTGCGCGCCATCACCTTCGATCTCGGCCCGATCCCGGCCAAGCTGCTCGGCGTGATCTTCATGTTCGCAGCGATCGCCGTTCTGTTCGTGCTGCCATGGCTCGACACGTCGAAAGTGAAGTCCATGCGCTACCGTCCGGTGGCCAAGCAGTTCTTCTTCGGTTTCGTGGCGACCTGCATGTTGCTCGGCTGGTGCGGTGCATCCGTGCCGACAGATCCGGTGATCAAGGCGCTTCAGGGCGAGCCGACACTGGTTGTGAGCTATACCGAGAACGGTTCGGAAGTGACGAGCGAGTACAAAGGCGGCGGTGAAGCCTATGAAGACGCGAAAAGCTTCATGGAAACGCTGCCGGCCGATGCCAGCCCGTCGCTGTCGGCCGTGCCGGCACCGACCTTCCAGTTCAAGCATCTCTCGCTGATCCTGACCTTCTGCTACTTCGGCTACTTCATCATCCTGTTCTTCATCGGTCTGACCGAGAAGCCGAAAGACGTGCCGGAATCCATCCACAAATCGATCCTGAAACGCCACAAGGCGTCGACGGCGACCGCCATTCCGGCGGAATAG
- a CDS encoding helicase HerA-like domain-containing protein: MADSIFIGGADANGTGKPDVAQELLLKIANRHGLVAGATGTGKTVTLQILAQGFSDAGVPVFCADVKGDLSGICVPGSEKHPLHPKLVSRAEKIGLADYSYSGAPTIFWDLFGEKGHPVRTTISEMGPLLLSRLMGLTDAQEGVLNIAFEYADDNGLLLLDLKDLRKLLAHMGDKEIRDELSKEYGNIASASLGALQRNLLVMEREGAEHFFGEPALELPDMMRTTTDGRGIVSVLDSTRLINSPKLYSTFLLWLLSELFEQLPEVGDPDKPKLVFFFDEAHLLFDDTPSALLQKIEQVVRLIRSKGVGVFFVTQNPRDLPESVLAQLGNRFQHALRAYTPAERKGVRAAADSFRPNPAFDTEEVITTLGVGEALVSTLDTKGAPSVVQHTVVRPPASRLGPAEDAERKKVINESPIAGKYEGIVDRQSAYEILEAKEAKAEKEAERLAKEEEKAAKELAKKKARAKKTRSSRSRRMSPLQKAGNQAARSAAREFTRYILRGILGSMKRR, encoded by the coding sequence ATGGCAGACTCCATTTTCATCGGCGGTGCGGACGCGAACGGGACAGGCAAACCGGATGTCGCGCAGGAATTGCTGCTGAAGATCGCCAACCGGCATGGCCTTGTCGCTGGCGCGACGGGCACCGGCAAGACTGTGACGCTCCAGATTCTCGCCCAGGGCTTTTCCGATGCCGGCGTCCCGGTGTTCTGCGCCGATGTGAAAGGCGACCTGTCGGGCATCTGCGTGCCGGGCAGCGAAAAACACCCGCTGCACCCGAAACTCGTCTCCCGCGCTGAGAAGATCGGCCTGGCCGACTATTCCTATTCCGGCGCACCGACGATTTTCTGGGACCTGTTCGGCGAGAAAGGCCACCCTGTCCGCACGACCATTTCGGAAATGGGCCCGCTCTTGCTGTCGCGCCTGATGGGGCTGACCGATGCACAGGAAGGCGTGCTGAACATCGCGTTCGAATATGCTGACGACAACGGCCTCCTGCTGCTGGACCTCAAAGACCTCCGCAAACTGCTCGCCCATATGGGCGACAAGGAAATCCGCGACGAGCTGAGCAAGGAATACGGCAACATCGCCTCGGCCTCGCTCGGCGCCCTGCAGCGCAACCTGCTGGTCATGGAACGCGAAGGGGCCGAGCATTTCTTCGGGGAGCCTGCCCTGGAACTGCCGGACATGATGCGGACAACGACAGACGGCCGCGGCATCGTCAGCGTGCTGGATTCAACCCGCCTCATCAACAGCCCCAAACTCTACTCCACCTTCCTGCTCTGGCTCTTGTCGGAACTGTTCGAGCAGCTTCCGGAAGTCGGCGACCCGGACAAGCCCAAGCTCGTCTTCTTCTTCGACGAAGCCCACCTCCTGTTCGACGATACGCCCTCTGCCCTGCTGCAGAAGATCGAACAGGTCGTGCGCCTCATCCGCTCGAAAGGCGTCGGTGTTTTCTTCGTGACACAGAACCCGCGCGACCTGCCGGAAAGCGTGCTCGCCCAGCTGGGCAACCGGTTCCAGCACGCCCTGCGCGCCTACACGCCGGCCGAACGCAAAGGGGTTCGGGCCGCGGCCGATTCCTTCCGCCCGAACCCGGCCTTCGACACGGAGGAAGTGATTACCACGCTCGGCGTTGGTGAAGCGCTCGTTTCGACGCTGGATACCAAAGGCGCCCCGAGCGTCGTTCAGCACACGGTGGTCCGCCCGCCTGCCTCGCGGCTCGGTCCGGCGGAAGATGCCGAACGCAAGAAGGTGATCAACGAAAGCCCCATTGCCGGGAAATATGAAGGCATCGTCGACCGGCAGTCAGCCTATGAAATCCTTGAAGCCAAGGAAGCCAAAGCTGAAAAGGAAGCCGAGCGCCTCGCCAAAGAGGAAGAAAAGGCCGCAAAAGAGCTGGCCAAAAAGAAAGCCCGGGCAAAGAAGACACGGTCGAGCCGCTCCCGCCGCATGTCTCCGCTGCAAAAGGCCGGCAATCAGGCGGCCCGTTCGGCGGCCCGCGAATTCACCCGCTATATTCTTCGTGGCATTCTGGGCAGCATGAAACGCCGCTGA
- a CDS encoding AI-2E family transporter yields MSRAATTGIWIIATGVIIAFLYWTRAILAPFALAVFLFLTIEGFATMIDNWTRFLKIGHARIIAILLVLGGFIGFIGLMANGIAEFGRDAGEYENKINGLIQEAYDVVHMTGAPTLQELLFNETGQRFFATIANATGDLSGDVVLILIYVAFLFLAQSGWTRKLDNIFPEVEARTQVREVGDEARRGIESYLWTQTVISALITVLTYFSLLALGVKNALFLSALIFVLNYIPTVGSIVAALVPPLFALVQPSMPAWVPGVPPQDTYIYAGFVLAVVSFWQFSIGNFIQPRMMGESLNLSSLVVLLALAVWGVVWGIPGMFLSAPLTVLMMVLFAQSDGTRWIAILLSSDGNPQGKGGLQGERLTADAAQDGGA; encoded by the coding sequence ATGAGCCGCGCCGCCACAACCGGGATCTGGATCATCGCGACGGGTGTCATCATCGCGTTCCTTTACTGGACACGCGCCATCCTTGCGCCGTTTGCGCTGGCGGTTTTCCTGTTCCTGACCATCGAGGGCTTCGCCACGATGATCGACAACTGGACCCGCTTCCTGAAGATCGGCCACGCCCGGATCATCGCGATCCTGCTGGTCCTGGGCGGCTTTATCGGGTTCATCGGACTTATGGCCAACGGCATTGCCGAGTTCGGGCGCGATGCGGGCGAGTATGAAAACAAGATCAATGGCCTGATCCAGGAGGCCTATGATGTGGTCCATATGACCGGCGCGCCGACGCTGCAGGAATTGCTGTTCAATGAGACCGGCCAGCGCTTCTTCGCCACCATCGCGAATGCCACCGGCGACTTGTCCGGCGATGTCGTGCTGATCCTGATCTATGTTGCGTTCCTGTTCCTGGCGCAGTCCGGCTGGACGCGGAAGCTCGACAACATATTCCCGGAAGTCGAAGCACGGACACAGGTGCGCGAAGTGGGAGACGAGGCACGCCGCGGCATCGAGAGCTATCTGTGGACTCAGACGGTCATCTCGGCCCTCATCACAGTGCTCACCTATTTTTCATTGCTGGCGCTGGGCGTGAAGAATGCCCTGTTCCTGTCAGCGCTGATTTTCGTGCTGAACTATATCCCCACGGTCGGGTCCATCGTTGCGGCTTTGGTGCCGCCGCTGTTCGCGCTGGTTCAGCCGAGCATGCCGGCCTGGGTGCCGGGCGTCCCGCCGCAGGACACTTATATCTATGCCGGTTTCGTTCTGGCGGTGGTCAGTTTCTGGCAATTCTCGATCGGCAATTTCATCCAGCCGCGCATGATGGGGGAATCGCTCAACCTGTCGTCGCTGGTCGTGCTGCTCGCACTGGCAGTCTGGGGTGTGGTTTGGGGCATCCCCGGCATGTTCCTGTCAGCCCCACTGACTGTGTTGATGATGGTATTGTTTGCGCAGTCCGACGGAACGCGCTGGATCGCGATCCTTCTGTCTTCAGATGGCAACCCGCAGGGCAAGGGAGGGCTTCAGGGGGAGCGACTTACAGCGGACGCTGCACAAGATGGTGGAGCATGA
- a CDS encoding S-methyl-5'-thioadenosine phosphorylase — MSKWTLGIIGGSGLYEIDGLEDRREETVETPWGAPSDALVHGRIGDVKLVFLPRHGRGHRLSPSEVPYQANIAALKMAGVTDVLAISACGSLQEAYAPGDFLAADQFIDRTFARAKTFFGEGMVAHVSMAHPVCSRFSAMAADVAEAVGARVHRGGTYIAMEGPQFSSLAESKLYRQWGCDVIGMTAMPEAKLAREAELPYAVLGMVTDYDCWREEEEAVTVTNVLEVMARNSALGRKAVVKLAENLSGTERTPSPDGIDTCLDYALITAEAARNPETIHKLRAIAGRALGG; from the coding sequence ATGAGTAAATGGACCCTCGGCATCATTGGCGGCTCTGGCCTGTACGAAATTGACGGACTGGAAGATCGCCGCGAGGAGACCGTCGAAACACCCTGGGGCGCACCGTCCGATGCGCTGGTCCATGGCCGGATCGGCGATGTGAAGCTGGTTTTCCTTCCGCGCCATGGCCGTGGCCACCGGCTGTCGCCCAGTGAAGTGCCTTACCAGGCCAATATCGCTGCCCTGAAAATGGCCGGCGTGACGGATGTGCTGGCGATTTCAGCCTGCGGCAGCCTTCAGGAAGCCTATGCGCCGGGCGATTTCCTGGCCGCCGACCAGTTCATCGACCGGACATTCGCCCGGGCCAAGACGTTCTTCGGCGAGGGGATGGTGGCGCATGTCTCCATGGCGCACCCGGTCTGTTCCCGGTTTAGCGCGATGGCTGCGGATGTGGCCGAAGCGGTTGGGGCCAGGGTCCATCGCGGCGGCACCTATATCGCCATGGAAGGCCCGCAATTCTCGTCGCTTGCCGAATCGAAACTCTATCGCCAGTGGGGATGTGACGTGATCGGCATGACCGCAATGCCGGAAGCCAAGCTCGCGCGGGAGGCAGAGCTGCCCTATGCGGTGCTCGGCATGGTGACGGATTATGACTGCTGGCGCGAGGAAGAGGAGGCGGTGACCGTCACCAATGTTCTGGAAGTCATGGCGCGGAACAGTGCGCTCGGCCGGAAAGCCGTTGTAAAGCTGGCGGAAAATCTGAGTGGTACGGAGCGTACCCCGAGTCCGGACGGAATCGATACCTGCCTCGACTATGCCTTGATCACCGCAGAGGCCGCGCGAAACCCGGAAACGATCCACAAGTTGCGGGCGATTGCGGGACGCGCCCTGGGCGGCTAA
- a CDS encoding cytochrome c1, which yields MKALRLLTAGLAGLIFTAAAHAAGGAEHPHPPEGGWPFEGPTGQFDQASLQRGYQVYHQVCSSCHSMKLMSYRNLGEPGGPFYDPAYPNPNDNPFVKALAAENEILSPTPNDIGDFDYRPATPADTFRSPYPNVQAARAANGGAAPPDLSVITKARHGGASYVFHLLSGYPDNEAFVKREVDGETANYLDMSKVGGHGGEHGEGFLKINAGQYYNPYMAGDTTPNYEGDPRHPPKGGFLAMPPQLIEGRVEYMDGTEATVEQMAYDVAQFLAWAGEPKQEHRKSLGLAVMAYLLILAVLLWFSYKQIWRKIEH from the coding sequence ATGAAAGCGCTTCGACTCCTCACTGCCGGCCTGGCCGGACTCATCTTCACCGCCGCAGCACACGCTGCCGGGGGCGCGGAACACCCGCACCCGCCTGAAGGCGGCTGGCCGTTCGAAGGTCCGACGGGCCAGTTCGATCAGGCTTCGCTGCAGCGCGGTTATCAGGTGTATCATCAGGTCTGTTCCTCGTGTCACTCGATGAAGCTGATGAGCTACCGTAACCTCGGCGAACCGGGTGGCCCGTTCTACGATCCGGCCTATCCGAACCCGAACGACAACCCGTTTGTGAAAGCACTGGCCGCAGAGAACGAAATTCTCAGCCCGACGCCGAATGACATCGGGGATTTCGATTATCGTCCGGCGACGCCTGCTGACACGTTCCGCAGCCCGTATCCGAACGTACAGGCAGCCCGCGCAGCCAATGGCGGCGCGGCTCCGCCGGACCTGTCGGTCATCACCAAGGCCCGCCACGGCGGCGCCAGCTACGTCTTCCACCTCCTGTCGGGCTATCCGGACAACGAAGCGTTCGTGAAGCGTGAAGTCGATGGCGAGACGGCCAACTATCTCGACATGTCGAAAGTCGGCGGCCATGGCGGCGAGCACGGTGAAGGCTTCCTGAAGATCAATGCAGGCCAGTACTACAACCCGTACATGGCCGGTGACACGACGCCGAACTATGAAGGCGACCCGCGGCATCCGCCGAAGGGTGGCTTCCTGGCCATGCCTCCGCAGCTGATCGAAGGCCGGGTCGAGTATATGGACGGCACTGAAGCGACAGTTGAGCAGATGGCTTATGACGTCGCTCAGTTCCTCGCCTGGGCCGGTGAGCCGAAGCAGGAACACCGCAAGTCGCTGGGCCTGGCGGTCATGGCCTATCTGCTGATCCTCGCAGTGCTGCTGTGGTTCTCCTACAAGCAGATCTGGCGGAAGATCGAGCACTAA